A stretch of the Actinotalea sp. JY-7876 genome encodes the following:
- a CDS encoding STAS domain-containing protein, producing MIEIAMSPATTTLTIAGDLDLSERDQFPEITARITGLRRQLLVIDMCGVTFMDSTGAAFLISLADAGRKRGGATVLRGCDERELFVLEVCGALPMFRIDGEHVCPPVASTRA from the coding sequence ATGATCGAGATCGCCATGTCACCGGCGACGACGACGCTGACCATCGCGGGGGACCTCGACCTCTCGGAGCGGGACCAGTTCCCCGAGATCACCGCCCGCATCACCGGGCTGCGGCGCCAGCTGCTCGTCATCGACATGTGCGGCGTGACCTTCATGGACTCGACCGGCGCCGCGTTCCTCATCTCGCTCGCCGACGCCGGCCGCAAGCGCGGCGGTGCCACCGTCCTGCGCGGCTGCGACGAGCGCGAGCTGTTCGTGCTCGAGGTGTGCGGCGCGCTGCCGATGTTCCGCATCGACGGCGAGCACGTCTGCCCGCCCGTGGCGAGCACGCGGGCCTGA
- a CDS encoding phosphoribosylaminoimidazolesuccinocarboxamide synthase, whose amino-acid sequence MTLTVPGWTHTYSGKVRDLYVPSAPHPDGDVVLVVASDRISAYDHVLATPVPDKGVVLTQLSLWWFDQLADLVPNHVVSGTAERDGGRVPDVVAGRAMVCRRLDMFPVECVARGYLTGSGLAEYVAGGQVCGVPLPPGLQDGSRLPEPIFTPATKAALGDHDENVSLEVVAARIGEADAHLLRDLTLAVYARAEAVARERGVLLADTKLELGRPAQGPHAGAVVLGDEVLTPDSSRFWPLDTWSPGRAQPSFDKQYVRDWLTSPASGWDRASDAPPPPLPDDVVERTRARYLEAYERLTGSALPL is encoded by the coding sequence ATGACGCTCACGGTGCCCGGGTGGACGCACACCTACTCCGGCAAGGTCCGGGACCTCTACGTCCCGTCCGCGCCGCACCCCGACGGCGACGTCGTGCTCGTGGTCGCCAGCGACCGGATCAGCGCCTACGACCACGTCCTGGCCACTCCCGTCCCGGACAAGGGCGTCGTGCTCACGCAGCTGAGCCTGTGGTGGTTCGACCAGCTGGCCGACCTCGTGCCCAACCACGTGGTCTCGGGCACCGCCGAGCGTGACGGCGGGCGGGTGCCCGACGTCGTCGCCGGGCGGGCCATGGTCTGCCGCCGCCTCGACATGTTCCCCGTCGAGTGCGTGGCCCGCGGCTACCTGACGGGGTCCGGGCTCGCGGAGTACGTCGCGGGCGGGCAGGTGTGCGGTGTGCCGCTGCCGCCCGGGCTGCAGGACGGCTCGCGGCTGCCCGAGCCGATCTTCACGCCGGCGACGAAGGCCGCGCTGGGGGACCACGACGAGAACGTCAGCCTCGAGGTCGTCGCCGCACGGATCGGCGAGGCCGACGCCCACCTGCTGCGCGACCTCACCCTGGCGGTCTACGCCCGGGCCGAGGCCGTGGCGCGCGAGCGCGGCGTGCTCCTCGCCGACACCAAGCTCGAGCTCGGCCGCCCCGCGCAGGGCCCGCACGCGGGCGCCGTCGTGCTCGGGGACGAGGTGCTGACGCCCGACTCGTCGCGGTTCTGGCCGCTCGACACCTGGAGCCCGGGCCGCGCCCAGCCGAGCTTCGACAAGCAGTACGTGCGGGACTGGCTCACCTCGCCCGCGTCGGGCTGGGACCGCGCCTCCGACGCGCCACCGCCACCGCTGCCCGACGACGTCGTCGAGCGGACGCGCGCCAGATACCTCGAGGCCTACGAGCGACTGACGGGCAGCGCGCTGCCGCTCTGA
- the purD gene encoding phosphoribosylamine--glycine ligase produces the protein MRILVIGSGAREHAIVLALAGGPDVRPGAGPGHELHAAPGNPGIGALAQRHEVDALDPDAVAALASRLAADLVVVGPEGPLVAGVADAVRAAGIACFGPSAEAAVLEGSKAFAKDVMAAAGVPTAMAHVCTTPAELADALDAFGAPYVVKDDGLAAGKGVVVTSDRDEALAHGEACLRAGSQVVVEEFLDGPEVSLFCLSDGSTVVPLAPAQDYKRALDGDAGPNTGGMGAYSPLPWAPPGLVDEVMTRVAQPTVDEMRRRGTPFVGVLYCGLALTGRGVRVVEFNARFGDPETQVVLARLATPLADLLLAAATGRLDQQPRLRWHDDAAVTVVVAAPGYPGPVRGGDPITGVEAADGLPAVHVLHAGTASGPDGALVSAGGRVLSVVGRGPGLDAARAAAYAGVDRIRLDGSHHRSDIAARMPEPS, from the coding sequence GTGAGGATCCTCGTCATCGGCTCGGGCGCGCGCGAGCACGCCATCGTCCTCGCCCTCGCGGGCGGGCCCGACGTCCGGCCGGGCGCCGGCCCGGGGCACGAGCTGCACGCCGCACCGGGCAACCCCGGCATCGGCGCGCTCGCGCAGCGGCACGAGGTGGACGCGCTCGACCCCGACGCCGTGGCGGCGCTGGCGTCGCGGCTCGCGGCCGACCTGGTCGTCGTCGGGCCGGAGGGCCCGCTCGTCGCCGGTGTCGCCGACGCCGTGCGCGCGGCCGGCATCGCGTGCTTCGGGCCGAGCGCCGAGGCCGCCGTGCTCGAGGGCTCGAAGGCGTTCGCCAAGGACGTCATGGCGGCGGCCGGCGTGCCGACCGCGATGGCCCACGTGTGCACGACGCCGGCGGAGCTCGCCGACGCGCTCGACGCGTTCGGCGCCCCCTACGTGGTCAAGGACGACGGCCTCGCGGCCGGCAAGGGCGTCGTCGTCACGTCCGACCGCGACGAGGCGCTCGCGCACGGCGAGGCGTGCCTGCGCGCGGGCTCGCAGGTCGTGGTCGAGGAGTTCCTCGACGGGCCGGAGGTCTCCCTGTTCTGCCTGAGCGACGGCTCGACGGTCGTCCCGCTCGCACCCGCGCAGGACTACAAGCGCGCGCTCGACGGTGACGCGGGCCCCAACACCGGGGGCATGGGTGCCTACTCGCCGCTCCCGTGGGCGCCGCCCGGCCTGGTCGACGAGGTGATGACGCGCGTCGCCCAGCCGACCGTCGACGAGATGCGCCGCCGCGGCACGCCCTTCGTCGGCGTCCTGTACTGCGGCCTGGCACTGACGGGCCGCGGCGTGCGGGTCGTGGAGTTCAACGCGCGCTTCGGCGACCCCGAGACGCAGGTCGTGCTCGCGCGCCTCGCGACGCCGCTCGCCGACCTGCTGCTGGCCGCGGCGACGGGCCGCCTGGACCAGCAGCCGCGCCTGCGCTGGCACGACGACGCCGCGGTGACGGTCGTCGTCGCCGCGCCCGGCTACCCGGGCCCCGTCCGTGGTGGCGACCCGATCACCGGGGTCGAGGCGGCGGACGGGCTGCCGGCGGTGCACGTGCTCCACGCGGGCACCGCGTCCGGGCCGGACGGTGCGCTGGTCTCCGCCGGCGGGCGGGTGCTCTCCGTCGTCGGCCGCGGCCCCGGCCTGGACGCGGCGCGCGCCGCCGCCTACGCGGGGGTCGACCGGATCCGCCTCGACGGCTCGCACCACCGCAGCGACATCGCGGCGCGCATGCCGGAGCCGTCCTGA
- a CDS encoding DUF3151 domain-containing protein, translating to MAHENPHANLLGGPAPTLLPADHPDTAARAALASAGARDVARAHPASSIAWALLAEEELGHDDVAAYAYARTGYHRGLDALRRAGWRGTGPVPADHVTNQGFLRALLALAQSAAAIGEVAEAERCTAFLADCGTTPAEVEALRAAAPA from the coding sequence ATGGCCCACGAGAACCCGCACGCCAACCTGCTGGGCGGCCCCGCGCCGACCCTCCTGCCCGCCGACCACCCCGACACCGCGGCCCGCGCGGCGCTCGCCTCGGCCGGGGCGCGCGACGTCGCCCGCGCCCACCCGGCGTCGTCCATCGCCTGGGCGCTGCTCGCCGAGGAGGAGCTCGGGCACGACGACGTCGCCGCCTACGCCTACGCGCGCACCGGCTACCACCGCGGCCTCGACGCGCTGCGGCGCGCGGGCTGGCGCGGCACCGGCCCCGTGCCGGCGGACCACGTCACCAACCAGGGCTTCCTGCGCGCGCTCCTGGCGCTCGCGCAGTCGGCGGCGGCGATCGGCGAGGTGGCCGAGGCCGAGCGCTGCACCGCCTTCCTCGCCGACTGCGGCACCACGCCGGCGGAGGTCGAGGCGCTGCGCGCGGCCGCGCCCGCCTGA
- a CDS encoding siderophore-interacting protein: MSASTLNRVEPAYRAFEVEVLRARRLSPSFLRMTFTGPDLDLFADDGLDQRIKLVLPAACGARVDAALFTSDSWFETWRAMPDDERYPLRTYTVRAVRQAEREVDVDVVLHGVAPGAVTTRGCGLAELLGCACSSQVGPAVRWCAAARSGDPIVLIGPNARFDGRTGIEWQPPADAGTFLLAGDETAVPAICSIVEQLSADARGHAFLEVPTAHDVLEVRAPAGVELHWLPRSRPATDSDVRIDAPHGSLLDAAVRSTVTAAVERRAAAAVPLEDVDVDHQIMWEVPEQPTAADGVYAWIAGEAGVVKELRRFLVRDIGLDRRSVAFMGYWRHGRAEG; the protein is encoded by the coding sequence ATGTCCGCGAGCACGCTCAACCGCGTGGAGCCCGCCTACCGGGCCTTCGAGGTCGAGGTCCTGCGCGCGCGCCGGCTCTCGCCGAGCTTCCTGCGGATGACCTTCACGGGCCCGGACCTGGACCTGTTCGCCGACGACGGCCTCGACCAGCGCATCAAGCTGGTCCTGCCGGCCGCGTGCGGCGCGCGGGTCGACGCCGCGCTCTTCACGAGCGACTCGTGGTTCGAGACGTGGCGCGCGATGCCCGACGACGAGCGGTACCCGCTGCGCACCTACACGGTGCGCGCGGTCCGGCAGGCGGAGCGCGAGGTCGACGTCGACGTCGTGCTGCACGGCGTCGCGCCCGGCGCGGTGACGACGCGCGGCTGCGGCCTGGCCGAGCTGCTGGGCTGCGCGTGCTCGTCGCAGGTGGGTCCCGCGGTGCGCTGGTGCGCCGCCGCCCGCTCCGGCGACCCGATCGTCCTCATCGGCCCCAACGCGCGCTTCGACGGCCGGACCGGCATCGAGTGGCAGCCGCCGGCCGACGCCGGCACCTTCCTGCTCGCCGGCGACGAGACCGCCGTCCCCGCGATCTGCTCGATCGTCGAGCAGCTGTCCGCGGACGCGCGCGGCCACGCCTTCCTCGAGGTACCCACCGCGCACGACGTGCTGGAGGTGCGCGCGCCCGCCGGCGTCGAGCTGCACTGGCTGCCCCGGTCGCGCCCGGCCACCGACTCGGACGTCCGCATCGACGCGCCCCACGGCAGCCTGCTGGACGCCGCGGTCCGCAGCACCGTGACCGCGGCCGTGGAGCGTCGCGCGGCCGCCGCCGTCCCGCTCGAGGACGTCGACGTGGACCACCAGATCATGTGGGAGGTGCCGGAGCAGCCGACCGCGGCCGACGGCGTCTACGCGTGGATCGCGGGGGAGGCGGGCGTCGTCAAGGAGCTGCGCCGCTTCCTCGTCCGCGACATCGGCCTCGACCGCCGCTCGGTGGCCTTCATGGGCTACTGGCGCCACGGTCGCGCCGAGGGCTGA
- a CDS encoding L,D-transpeptidase, with amino-acid sequence MPTPTPTGPPPAVVATSLGAELALYAEPDAAAPSRTLVSADVVSVPEVPLTALVVTTDGDWLEVLVPAAPAQGGTPAATAWVRADAVTLSSTTLRVEVRLAEHRLLVEDAGEVVLDVAVALGGGGVPAPGRYSVTELLQPPAGGALLGAYAYGLSGHRPVLAAFAAGEVPVAIHGGAPPEALGGDAPTGGVRLQDPDVARLVQEVGLPLGTPVDVVA; translated from the coding sequence GTGCCCACGCCCACGCCGACCGGCCCGCCCCCCGCCGTCGTCGCGACCTCGCTCGGCGCGGAGCTCGCGCTCTACGCGGAGCCCGACGCGGCGGCGCCGTCGCGCACCCTGGTCTCGGCCGACGTCGTCTCCGTGCCCGAGGTCCCCCTCACCGCGCTGGTCGTGACGACCGACGGCGACTGGCTGGAGGTGCTGGTCCCCGCCGCGCCGGCGCAGGGCGGGACGCCCGCGGCGACGGCCTGGGTGCGCGCCGACGCCGTGACGCTCTCGTCCACGACGCTGCGGGTCGAGGTGCGGCTCGCCGAGCATCGCCTCCTGGTCGAGGACGCGGGGGAGGTCGTGCTCGACGTGGCCGTGGCCCTGGGCGGCGGCGGGGTCCCCGCACCGGGCAGGTACTCCGTCACCGAGCTGCTGCAGCCGCCGGCGGGGGGCGCCCTGCTCGGCGCCTACGCGTACGGGCTCTCGGGGCACCGGCCGGTGCTCGCCGCGTTCGCGGCCGGCGAGGTCCCGGTCGCGATCCACGGCGGCGCACCGCCGGAGGCCCTCGGCGGCGACGCCCCGACCGGGGGTGTCCGGCTCCAGGACCCCGACGTGGCACGCCTCGTGCAGGAGGTCGGGCTCCCGCTCGGCACACCCGTGGACGTCGTGGCCTGA
- a CDS encoding adenylosuccinate synthase — MPAVVVLGAQWGDEGKGKATDQLGSRVDHVVKFNGGNNAGHTVVIDGEKYALHLLPSGILSPGVTPVIGNGVVIDLEVLFQEIDALEVRGVDTSRLLVSSSAHLIAPYNRTIDKVTERFLGKRRIGTTGRGIGPTYADKISRVGIRVQDLFDEHILRQKVEGALDQKNHLLVKVYNRRAITVDETVEELLTFAERLRPMVADTALVLNQALDAGKTVVFEAGQATMLDVDHGTYPFVTSSSATAGGACTGSGVGPTRIDRVVGVIKAYTTRVGEGPFPTELLDDAGEFLRKTGGEYGTTTGRPRRCGWYDAVVARYASRVNGLTDLVLTKLDVLTGLEKIPVCVAYDVDGVRHDEMPVDQTQFHHAVPVYEELDGWWEDISQCRTFEDLPATAQRYVLALEEMSGTRISSIGVGPGREATIVRHDLLG, encoded by the coding sequence ATGCCAGCCGTCGTCGTGCTCGGCGCCCAGTGGGGCGACGAGGGCAAGGGCAAGGCCACCGACCAGCTGGGGTCGCGCGTCGACCACGTCGTGAAGTTCAACGGCGGCAACAACGCCGGCCACACGGTCGTGATCGACGGCGAGAAGTACGCCCTGCACCTGCTGCCCTCGGGCATCCTCTCGCCGGGCGTGACCCCCGTGATCGGCAACGGCGTGGTCATCGACCTCGAGGTGCTGTTCCAGGAGATCGACGCGCTGGAGGTGCGCGGGGTCGACACCTCGCGGCTGCTCGTCTCCTCGAGCGCGCACCTCATCGCGCCGTACAACCGGACCATCGACAAGGTCACGGAGCGGTTCCTCGGCAAGCGCCGGATCGGGACGACGGGTCGGGGCATCGGCCCCACCTACGCCGACAAGATCAGCCGCGTGGGCATCCGCGTCCAGGACCTGTTCGACGAGCACATCCTGCGGCAGAAGGTCGAGGGCGCCCTCGACCAGAAGAACCACCTCCTGGTGAAGGTCTACAACCGGCGCGCGATCACCGTCGACGAGACGGTCGAGGAGCTGCTGACGTTCGCCGAGCGCCTGCGCCCGATGGTCGCGGACACCGCCCTCGTGCTCAACCAGGCGCTCGACGCGGGCAAGACCGTCGTGTTCGAGGCGGGGCAGGCCACGATGCTGGACGTCGACCACGGCACCTACCCGTTCGTCACGTCCTCCTCGGCGACGGCGGGCGGCGCGTGCACGGGCTCGGGCGTCGGGCCCACCCGCATCGACCGCGTCGTGGGCGTCATCAAGGCGTACACCACGCGCGTCGGCGAGGGCCCCTTCCCCACCGAGCTGCTGGACGACGCGGGCGAGTTCCTGCGCAAGACCGGCGGCGAGTACGGCACGACGACGGGTCGGCCGCGCCGCTGCGGCTGGTACGACGCGGTCGTCGCGCGGTACGCGTCGCGCGTCAACGGCCTGACCGACCTCGTCCTGACCAAGCTCGACGTGCTCACCGGCCTCGAGAAGATCCCGGTCTGCGTCGCGTACGACGTCGACGGCGTCCGGCACGACGAGATGCCCGTGGACCAGACGCAGTTCCACCACGCCGTCCCGGTCTACGAGGAGCTCGACGGGTGGTGGGAGGACATCTCGCAGTGCCGCACGTTCGAGGACCTGCCGGCGACCGCCCAGCGCTACGTGCTCGCGCTCGAGGAGATGTCGGGGACGCGGATCTCGAGCATCGGCGTGGGTCCGGGCCGCGAGGCGACGATCGTCCGTCACGACCTGCTGGGCTGA